GAGCACGGTTCCGGCACCGGCGCGGGCGACGAAAAGATGGCCGCGGTTGTCGACGGCCATCCCGGCGGGATCGACCCCGGTCAATGGGAGAGCCGGCATGGCCGACATCGTCCCCAGGTTGTAGCGGAAGATGGAGCTGCTGCCGTTGTGATTGTAGTAGACGATGCCATTGCGTGGATCGACAGCCATGTAGCCGGGATTCACGAACGTGGGTCCCGAGGGCAACGTGATCAACGACCCTACCGGGGTGAGGTCGGGCGTGAATTGACCGAGCTGGCCCGAGGGGCCACTCCACAGCACGATACGGTCCGCCGCTTCGTAGTAGGCCAGATCCGTGAGGATCGGAGCGGTCAGCGAGCCACTGGGAGTGAAGTCCGGTTCGACGGCGAGGACCTCGGAGGGCCCGGCCGCCGGCCCTTGCAGGATGTAGAGCCGCAACCGCGGCCCGAAGATGAGCCGCCGGGGCTGATTGAGTGCTGTCGTGATCGGAAGCGGCGTCACCGCATTGGTGACGTAGTCGGTCTTGTAGACCACGTTCTCCCCTGGGCGGCAGTGATAGATGTGGAAGAGGTGGGGGTGGTACGCGATCGTCGTCGGTGGGCCACCGGTGGTCGTGGTGACCACGTGCGTGGCTCCTGTCGCCAGGTTGTTGCTCACGAGAAAGGTGCCCGCTCCGAGGGTGAGGAGGGAAATCGGCCGGATGCTGATGATGCCGTCTTGGTAGCCGTTCCGGTCTGTGTTGTCGCAAGAAGTACTAGGGCTCCGGCTCCACTCCCAAGAGGAGGCGAAGCGATTGACGATGCAGGGCGCCGGGCAGCCTCCCGAGGCCGGATCCTCGAGATCATAGAAACCGTCGACGATGGAGCGTGTGCGTACTTGGAGTCTACCGTCCGATGGATCCCGGAAGCGCACAGTGAAGTCGCCAGCGTCCTCGTCGTAACCCGTCACCGCCACGTAATGGCCGCCGCAGCGGTCACCATCGGATTCGTACCAACCCACCCGGGCCATGACGTAGTTCCCCACATTGAGCAGGAGCCCGATGGTCCCGAAAGTGTGCCCCAACGTCTGCTCGATCTCGGAGCCCATGTTGCGGCCGACGTAGCTGACCTCGAAGCGGTCGCCGAGATCGTGATCGTCGAAGAAGTCTTGCAAACCGTCCCTGAAATCCGCGGGCTCGGTGCCACCGTTCGGATCCGTGAAAAGGTAGAGGCCGAGACCGAAGATCTCGAGGGTGATCGCGGCAGCGTCGCTGTCGTCGAAATCGAGTCCTGGATAACCGTTGTCGTTCAACCAGTTCACCACGTCCGAGGCGGAGGTCGGGCCACAGTAGGCGCCGCCTTGGACGCCGCTGTCGGTCGCCGGCAACGTGGCTCGCACCTGCTCGTGATCCGGATACAAGGTGAAGTCTCCCGCTAGAGCCACGGCCGCGAACATGAATACGATGCTCGCCGCCAGCAGCCAGCGGTACATGGGTCTAGGAGCCATGGCTTCCTCCTGGTCGAGGCCTTCGGCAGCCTGTGTCTCCTCTTTTCCATCACCCGGGTCTTCCTTGCGCCTGCTCCCATCTACCGGTATCCTGGCTTTGACTCTTCGCCCAACTCCTCCCACGGTGCCGCGGAGTTCACCGAGCGTGGATCCTGCCACCGAAGCCATGGGCATCGACGCCCTCCTGGCGCGGGCGCGGCGTGGCGATGCCGCCGCCGAGAACGCCTTGTTCTCGCGCTTGCATGCAAGAACCCTGGCATTGGCGAAAAAGAGGATCTGGGACTACGTCGCCGCCGAGGACGTGGCGCAGGAGACGATCCGCACCGCCCTGGAGAAATACCGCGAGGCGGACTTGCAGCATGGGCTCTTCCCCTGGCTGTTCACCATCCTGCACCACAAGGTGGGCAACTATCTGACGCGCCGGCAGCGGGACAAGGACCGGTTCGGCACCGGTGGCATCCCCCACGCTTCCGAGTCGGCGTCTCTCGTCGTGAGTGGCGGGCAGACCATGGTGGAGCTCGTCCATTCGCTGGAGAACGCATTGCAACGACTGTCCGGTGACTGCCGCCGGATCTTCCGTCTGCTCCTGGAAGGAGCGTCACGGGAGGACATCCGGAACGCCTTCGATGGCGAACCCATGGGAACCATCGACAGCCGCATCTCCCGCTGTCGTACCCGTTTGCTCGCCATGCTGGAGGAAGGCGAAGGGGGTGGACGATGAACAGCGCCCCCTGCCCACGGCCGGAGTTGCAAGCGCTGGTGGCTCGCTACGAGCTGGGAGCGCTCGAGCCGGCCGAGCGCGCCGCCTTCGAACAGCACGTGCTCGAGTGCGATGCTTGCGTCCTGGAGCTCGAGCGCGGCGTCCGGATGGCGGAGGCCCTGCGCGAAGGGCGCTCAGGCTTCGCGGCATTGTTGCAGGAAGAACCGCCTACCGCTGCGGCGATTGCTGCATCACCGTCCACGGTGTCGGTCCCCGTTCCGAGAGTGCAGCGCCGGCTGGCGGGGCTCGTGCCCTTCCTCCGTCCGCGTTTGCTCGTTCCCGCTGCCGCCGCGCTTCTCATCGGCTTAGGGCTCTGGCAGGAGGCCCGCCGGAGCGACATCCGGCGTTGGGCCAGCTTCCCGCCCCAGATTGCGGCGAGCGGGGGCATGCGCAGCTCGACGCCCGGGGACGCAGTGGCCGAGCTTCTCGATGCCGGGGCGTCGTACTTCGACCTCGGCCAACACGCCGAGGCACAGCGCTATTTCCGCGCCGCCTTGGAGCGCGAACCGGACTCGGTGCCGGCAGCCTACGGCCTGGGCCTGGTGCTCGCGGTGGGCGGAGATCTGCAGGGCGCGATTCCACTCTTGGAACGAGCCGCGCCCCGTGCCGAGGGTGAGCAGCGCGACGCGGTGCAATGGGTGCTGGCGAACGCGTACCTCGCCCGAGGCGAGCGCGAGGCGGCGCGCCGAGTCCTCGCTCTCCTCGTTGCCTCTTCGGGCGCTTACGCTCCGCGAGCCCAGGACCTCGACCGCCGGTTGCGACCATGAGGCCGCTCGCTTCGGGCGGTGCGGCAGTTCGGTTGGTCCTGGCGGCGAACGTCGCCATCCTCCTCGACGGCGCAGCCGTGCCACAGGTCGTGGCAGCCCCGGGCGCCGTCGCCCTCCATCACGCGACACCCGTTTCTCCCATGCCGGCCGGTGCCGACACCGCGGGGAAGACGGGCATCGTGGCGCCACCCGGCACCGTCACGGCACCCAATCTCGAGCAGTTGCGTACCTGGGTCGATGCGGGGCGATGGGCGCAAGCGCGACAGGGACTGCTCGTTCTCGTCGAGAGTGCACGTACCAGCCATGATCGGCGCACCGAGGCGGAGGCGAGCTGGCTTCTCGGCTCCTGTCTCCAGTGCATGGGGCTCTTCTCTCCGGCGGCCGAGGCGCACCGGTCGGCCCTGGCGCTCGCCCGAGAACTCGGCGACCAAGCGCTGGCCAACAGGGCACAAGCTGGAATCGGCCTCGCCGTGGTCAACGAGGGTCAGGGCGGGCCGGTGGTCGACACCTTGCGCGCCCTCGTCGAAACGGCACGCCGGGAGCGGAACGACGGGTTGGCCGCCGAGGCCTGGACAGCACTCGCCATGTACGAGCTGACCCACGTGGACCCGCGACGCGCCCTCGCGAGCTACGACTCGGCGCTCGTGCACGCCCGCCGCGCTGCCGTGCCCCGCCTCGAAGCCCGCGTTCTAGCCGATCTCGGCCTGGCCTTCGCTCGCTCCGGTGAGCCGGACTCGGCCCTCGTATACGTGGAAGCGGCGCTCCAGCTCGCCGCCCGCTCGGGTGCCCAGGGCGAGGCCGTAGCCACTCTCGTCCGCCTCGGCCAGCTGCACAGCAATGGCGAACGCTTTTCTGCCGCCATCACCACACTCCGCGAAGCGCTGCGCCAGGCGACGGCACTGGGCTTCCCGCGCGCCGTGGCCAACGTGCACTCCTCCCTCGGCATGTTGCACGCCAGACTCGGGGAGAACGAAGAGGCCTTGCTCGAACTCACGGAAGCTGCACGCATGGCCCGGCAGATGCAAAACCCGCGTTTCGAGGCCGGCATGCACCGCTGGATCGCGGGCGTGCTCGCGTCGCAAGGGAAACTCGAAGAAGCCGAGGCCCGCCTCGCCGAGTCATGGCGGCTGCAGCAGTCGTTTCATTACCCCTACCTGCGTCTCTGGACTCTCGCTGATCGCGCCGGGCTGCACCTGCGGCGCCGGAATGTCGTCGCCGCCGAAGCCGACTTGGCGGCGGCATTCGCTCTCGCCCAGGAGGCCGGCGAACAAAGTGCTCTCGCCGAGCTGGCGTGTATGCTTGCTCACGTTTGCAACGAACGCGGTGCGCCGGTGCGGGCCCTGGCTTGGTCCGATTCCGCCCTGGCGGTCGTCAAAGCCACCGGGCAGGAGCCGCAGCGACGCGACGCACTGTTCGAGAGAGGCCGTGCCTGGGTGGCACTCGGCGATCCCGGCGCTGCGGCGGGCGCTTTTGCCACCGCGATCCAGAACGCCGAAGCCGTGCGCACTCACCTGGGCGGCGAGGAACTGCGCATCGCCTTCCAACAACAGGTGCACGAGCTCTACTTCCAGCGCGCCCGCACTCTCTGTGCTCTGGCTTGGCAACTCCCCGTGAGAGGGAGCACTGGTGCGCACGTCGACAGCTTCCTCGCCGAGGCGTATCAAGTAGCCGAACGGGCGCACGGGCGCGCCCTACTCGAGGTCCTGGGAGGCACCATTCCGCAACAGGCGCCGGAAGCGCCGCGGGCTTTGCGCGAGCGCCAGGCCTCCTTGCGCCGTCAGATGGAGAAAACACAAGCGATTCTGTCGTGGACCGTCTCGCAGGAAC
This window of the Candidatus Krumholzibacteriia bacterium genome carries:
- a CDS encoding RNA polymerase sigma factor, which encodes MDPATEAMGIDALLARARRGDAAAENALFSRLHARTLALAKKRIWDYVAAEDVAQETIRTALEKYREADLQHGLFPWLFTILHHKVGNYLTRRQRDKDRFGTGGIPHASESASLVVSGGQTMVELVHSLENALQRLSGDCRRIFRLLLEGASREDIRNAFDGEPMGTIDSRISRCRTRLLAMLEEGEGGGR
- a CDS encoding CHAT domain-containing tetratricopeptide repeat protein; this translates as MRPLASGGAAVRLVLAANVAILLDGAAVPQVVAAPGAVALHHATPVSPMPAGADTAGKTGIVAPPGTVTAPNLEQLRTWVDAGRWAQARQGLLVLVESARTSHDRRTEAEASWLLGSCLQCMGLFSPAAEAHRSALALARELGDQALANRAQAGIGLAVVNEGQGGPVVDTLRALVETARRERNDGLAAEAWTALAMYELTHVDPRRALASYDSALVHARRAAVPRLEARVLADLGLAFARSGEPDSALVYVEAALQLAARSGAQGEAVATLVRLGQLHSNGERFSAAITTLREALRQATALGFPRAVANVHSSLGMLHARLGENEEALLELTEAARMARQMQNPRFEAGMHRWIAGVLASQGKLEEAEARLAESWRLQQSFHYPYLRLWTLADRAGLHLRRRNVVAAEADLAAAFALAQEAGEQSALAELACMLAHVCNERGAPVRALAWSDSALAVVKATGQEPQRRDALFERGRAWVALGDPGAAAGAFATAIQNAEAVRTHLGGEELRIAFQQQVHELYFQRARTLCALAWQLPVRGSTGAHVDSFLAEAYQVAERAHGRALLEVLGGTIPQQAPEAPRALRERQASLRRQMEKTQAILSWTVSQERADPARIDSLRRDLGAVLQELRDTEQEIAARAPLYGDLTGLRPPLRAAEVRERVLLPGQVLVEYLVGTHESLVFALTGSGLRVRTIALGADSLRALVDSFRTAVGAEAPNLNELAVRLQELLLAPVELELAATSRLLIVTDGPLVTLPFAALRREEGFLVETHAIACAPSASVLDPSLWPRRHRRSPLLLAVGNPTTYRTAALLDERRGPTSFRFGPLPYAEEEVHQVARHFRRAHTFVGEDATEDAVVGALPQATVVHFATHAWFDPREPWSSGLALAQDEDPAEDGFLQAREILDLRLDADLVVLSACDTGLGKQAGGEGLLGLARAFLQAGARQLVVSLWEIADRSTVGLMDRFHAARTDARAPADLGLQQAQLAMLQAGAPVRDWAAFIVIGRPAAPGDDPSPPLWLVPVLVALVGGLLLLTARARRGPRQQPSS
- a CDS encoding tetratricopeptide repeat protein; the protein is MNSAPCPRPELQALVARYELGALEPAERAAFEQHVLECDACVLELERGVRMAEALREGRSGFAALLQEEPPTAAAIAASPSTVSVPVPRVQRRLAGLVPFLRPRLLVPAAAALLIGLGLWQEARRSDIRRWASFPPQIAASGGMRSSTPGDAVAELLDAGASYFDLGQHAEAQRYFRAALEREPDSVPAAYGLGLVLAVGGDLQGAIPLLERAAPRAEGEQRDAVQWVLANAYLARGEREAARRVLALLVASSGAYAPRAQDLDRRLRP
- a CDS encoding FlgD immunoglobulin-like domain containing protein, which translates into the protein MAPRPMYRWLLAASIVFMFAAVALAGDFTLYPDHEQVRATLPATDSGVQGGAYCGPTSASDVVNWLNDNGYPGLDFDDSDAAAITLEIFGLGLYLFTDPNGGTEPADFRDGLQDFFDDHDLGDRFEVSYVGRNMGSEIEQTLGHTFGTIGLLLNVGNYVMARVGWYESDGDRCGGHYVAVTGYDEDAGDFTVRFRDPSDGRLQVRTRSIVDGFYDLEDPASGGCPAPCIVNRFASSWEWSRSPSTSCDNTDRNGYQDGIISIRPISLLTLGAGTFLVSNNLATGATHVVTTTTGGPPTTIAYHPHLFHIYHCRPGENVVYKTDYVTNAVTPLPITTALNQPRRLIFGPRLRLYILQGPAAGPSEVLAVEPDFTPSGSLTAPILTDLAYYEAADRIVLWSGPSGQLGQFTPDLTPVGSLITLPSGPTFVNPGYMAVDPRNGIVYYNHNGSSSIFRYNLGTMSAMPALPLTGVDPAGMAVDNRGHLFVARAGAGTVLEFDAAGAPVTGSPATAVSANGLLALTRAVRRPLTNDYTAGRRDNDMPVVLGDFDADLDVDAADMQSFMDCFSGAGLPYIENQGCQLGDFDNDFDVDCDDHTAFRAAWTGSQPPVFWDCAGPTDVLEIPVLRVRLEPVVPNPFNPMAAIAFQLPRPMQVRLTVHDVRGREVRVLASGMHGAGRQRLVWDGTNRHGLRQPSGVYTLRLVTEEGTETRKIVLLE